From Candidatus Mycalebacterium zealandia:
CCGTCGCCGTAGAATTCAACAAATTTTCCGACAACCCCTTTTTGTCTGAGCATTTCCGTAACGGTGAGAACAACGTCGGTCGCCGTGATGCCTTCAGAAGGTTGTCCGGTGATTTTGAAACCTATGACTTCGGGCATGAGCATATAAAGCGGTTGCCCGAGCATGCACGCTTCAGCTTCTATTCCGCCGACTCCCCAACCGAGCACGCTCAAACCGTTAATCATCGTTGTATGAGAATCTGTCCCGACCAGAGTGTCCGGATAGGCGAGTGTTTTTCCTTCCATTTCGCCCGAAGCGACAACATCCGCAAGACATTCAAGATTAACCTGATGCACTATTCCAGTTCCCGGCGGAACGACCCGGAAATTGTCAAAAGAGTTCTGTGCCCATTTCAAAAACTGGTATCGTTCGCCGTTTCTTTCGTATTCAATCTCAACATTTTTGGAAAATGAGTCCTTTCCGGCGAAGAAATCAACCTGTATGGAGTGGTCTATTACCAAATCAACGGGCACGATTGGATTTATTCGCGAGTAGTCCGCGCCTTCAATTCCTCCGACCGCCGACCGCATTGACGCCAAATCCGCCACGCACGGAACGCCCGTAAAATCCTGCAGAATTACCCTCGCGGGCTTGTAGGGAATTTCACACGCCGGCTTTCCGCCATTCCATTCCGCTATGGCGCGCACATGATCTTCGGTAACGGTTTTGCCGTCATAGTTTCTGAGCGCGTTTTCCAGAAGAATTTTTATGGAGAATGGAAGTTTGCCGATTTTTTTTCCGAAATTTTCCTCCAGTCTTCGCAGGGAATAAACAAGGAATTTTTTACCACCAACTTCAATCTCTTCAAGCGTTTTGAATTTGTCCTGTATTTTTCTTACCTCTCAGAGAACCCGTCAGTCAAACTTTCCAAGCGCGATTACGGAGTTTGTGCCGCCAAAGCCGTATGAGTTTGAGAGTACGGTTTTCAGTTTTGCTTCCCGCGCCTCATTGGGCACGTAGTCAAGGTCGCACTCAGGGTCTTTGTTAAAAAGATTGATAGTCGGGGGAATTACTGAATTTTTAATTGCCAGAGCGCTCAAAGATGCTTCAACCGTTCCGCTCGCTCCAAGCATGTGCCCCGTCATTGATTTAGTGGAACTGATGGGAATACCATACGCTTTGTCGCCGAAAACGCTTTTTATTGCGGCGGTTTCATTGGAGTCATTAAGTTTTGTTGATGTGCCGTGAGCGTTGATGTAGTCAATGTCCTGAGGATTGAGACCCGAATTGCGAAGTGCCATTTCCATGCATCTTACGGGCCCGTCAAGGGACGGAGCCGTGATGTGGTGCGCGTCTCCGCTCATTCCGGAGCCAAGCACTTCGGCGTATATTTCCGCGCCGCGCGCCTTTGCAAATTCAAGCTCTTCCAGAATCACGGTCCCGGCTCCTTCAGAGAGCACGAAGCCGTCTCTTTCAGCATCAAAGGGTCTTGACGCCGTTGCAGGGTCGTCATTGCGGGTTGAAAGCGCTTTTATGACGTTAAAGCCCGCAACCGTAAGAGGAACAAGCGGCGCTTCGCTCCCACCTGCTATCATGGCTTCCGCGTCTCCGTTTTTAATCAGCATCACTGACAGGGAAAGCGAGTGCCCGCTTGCCGCACACGCCGTTGTGGTGCTGCAGTTGGGACCTCGTGCGTTGAATTTTATGGACCCGTATCCCGCCGCCATGTTTGTTACCACATTCGGAATAAAAAACGGTGAAACCCTGCCGGGACCTTTTTCGTCAAGAGTCCTTACCATTTTGCAGTAGGTTATTGTTCCGCCGATTCCCGAAGCGATAATGATTCCAACTTTCGGGGCGATTTCATCCGTGATTTCAAGCCCCGCGTCTTCAAGCGCGAGTTTTGTGCCAGCTATTGAGTACTGAATAAACGGATCGTCTCTGCGGGCTTCACGGTTGCTCATGAAATTTTCAGGGCTGAATTCTTTGAGTTCGCCCGCTATTTGTGTTTTCTGGTCTGAGGCATCAAAGCGCGTTATCGCTCCCACGCCGCTTTTTCCGGCGCATATGCCCTCCCAGGTTTCTTTGTGCCCAATGCCGAGCGGAGTTATAAGCCCTATGCCTGTGATGACGACCCTACGCGCCATCGCCCTGTTTTTCCTTTATGAAACCAACTGCGTCCTGAACGGTGATAATCTTCTCAACGTCTTCGTCCAGAATTTCAATTCCGAACTCGTCCTCTATCGTCATAACGAGTTCAACCAAGTCAAGGGAATCCGCTCCCAAGTCGTCAATGAATGATTGTTCCAGTTCAATCTCGTCAGCGGATTTGCCGAATTGCTGGGCTATCATACCCTTAATTTTCCCTACCATTTCAGTTTCTTTATCTTGAGACATTTAATGTCCTCCTTAGTTTATTTTTTGTCTTTATATCTTTTTTCAAGACTAAATGTAAAGACCACCGTTAATTTTTATAACTTCACCAGTGATGTAAGACGCCCTTTCGGACGCCAGAAAAGCCACCACGCCGGATATGTCTTCGGCTTTTCCGTATCTTCCCAGCGGGATGGATTCAAGGTATACGCGTTTCATTTCTTCGGGGATTGGAGCCGTTATGTCAGTCTCCACAAATCCGGGGCTGATAGCATTGACTGTTACGTTGCGCGAAGCAAACTCTTTTGCCGCCGATTTTGTAAACCCTATTATTCCCGCTTTCGCCGAAGAGTAATTTATCTGTCCGGGGTTTCCCATTTCGCCGACTACGGACGTTATGTTGATTATCCTTCCGTATCTGTCGTTAAGCATCCTTCTCACCACGGCTTTTGTGCAGTTAAAAACCCCTTTGAGATTTGTGCTTTGAACATCATCCCAGTCCTGTTCGCTCATTCTGACAAAAAGTTTGTCCTTTGTGATTCCCGCATTATTAACGAGTATTTGAATGCCGCTTTTTTTCACAATCGGCTCAAGGGATTTGTCGACCGCTTTGTAATTGGCGACATCAAAGCCCATTATTTCGCCGCTGCCTCCGTCTTTTTCTATAAGGTCAAGCGTTTTCTTTGCCGCATCGGTGTTTGAAACATAGTTCACTATCACATGGCAACCGCCGCGCGCAAGTTCTATTGCCGTCTGCCTTCCTATTCCCCTTGATGCGCCGGTGACGAGGGCGGTTTTGCCTCTAAATTCCGTTTCCGAAAACATTTTGCTAAATCTTATGCAACTGCTCCGTCATTTCAAGATTTGAAGTTTCCAAGTTTTTTACGGTTCTTTTTATAAGTCCGCAAAGAGCTTTGCCGGGACCTATCTCAATAAACTTGTTCGCATTCCGCTCTTTCATATATTCAACTGATTCAGACCACCTGACCGGATTTGTTATCTGCAGAAGCAAAATCTCTTTGACTCTTTCGGGGTCAGTGTTGGGGGCCGCTTCAAGGTTTGTTATGACTGGCACGTGCGCCTCTGAAATTTTGACGCTTTCAAGCGTCTGCACAAGTTTCTCCGCGGCGGGGCTCATAAGCGGGCAATGAAAAGGCGCGCTCACCTTCAGAGGTATTGCTCTTTTCGCGCCACGCTCAATAGATATCTTTGAAGCTTTTTCCACTTCGTCCGCGCGTCCCGATATGACGGTTTGTTCGGGAGAGTTGTAGTTTGCTGGCCACACATTTTTCGCGCCGCCACCGGAGCAGTTTTCGCACACCTGCTCAACCTCGTCTTTTTTCAAACCTATGATTGCCGCCATCGCTCCTTCGCCTGAGGGAACCGCCTCTTGCATAAACTCGCCTCTTTTTCTGACGATTTTCACCGTATCCGCGAATTCAATGGCTCCGGCGGCTACGAGCGCGGAGTATTCCCCAAGGCTGTGCCCCGCGACAAAGTCCGGACGTATATCCGTTTCCTTTTCAAGCACCGCGAGAGTTGCCGCGCTTACGGTCAAAATTGCCGGCTGAGCGTTTGCCGTGAGACTCAAAATTTCTTCGTCTGAATTGAAGCACAGAGCCGCCATGTCTTCATTTATGGCTTCGCTCGCACTTTCAAACACGAATCGGGCTTCGGGAAAGTTGTCGTAAAAATCCTTTCCCATTCCAACATACTGTGAGCCCTGTCCTGGGAAAACAAATGCCGTCATTGCTATCTATATCTTATGAAACGGACGAGTTTTACTGCTCTGTTTCTTCATCCTCTGATTTCATGAAAGTTCTGCCTTTGTAGTAGCCGCAGTGTGGACAAGCCCTGTGGGGAGGCATTTTCTCATTGCATTGAGGGCACATTGAACTCGCGGGAGTTTGTGCTTTGTAATGAGTCCTTCTTTTTCTTGATTTGGAAGTTGATGTTTTTCTTTTTGGAACCGCCATGACAGTTTTCTCCTTTTTTCGTCAAATACACTTTAAGACAGTCTAATCTCTTTAAGCGCTTTAAGGCGCGGGACAACTTCCCGCCTTTCACACTTGCAGGAATTTTCATTCAAGTCCGCTCCGCAGGATATGCAAAGTCCTTTGCAGTTTTTCGCGCAGACGGTTTTTTCGGGTATCGCCATGGCGACTTGCTCGCGCATGTCGTCTGAGATGTCTATTTTGCTCTCGTTCGGGGGCAACGGCACAAAAGAGCTTATCTCGTGGCTGACGCTGTTCTTCTCGGGCTTGAGGCAACGGGAACACGGTGAAAGCAGTTCAAAACTCAAAGTTCCCGAAATGAAAATCTCGCCACCCATTTTTTCAATGCCCGTTTTGAACAGAATCGGGGAAAGCAACCTGAAATCCTCTCTGTTTTCGGAGAGTTCCGATATATTCGTTAGCCATGCGGCGTTTCTTGAAACTTCAAAAAACAGCCGGTCGTTTTCTATTTCTCCTTTTTCAAAAAGCATGGATTTTCTCTCAAAGTGTCTTTCCGTCAGGTGTTCGTTTCATTCTTTGTTTTTTCAAGAAAAGGTTTCAGAATATCAATCGGCAGAGGCAGTATTATAGTTGAGTTTCTCTCGGACGGAAGGTCTGAGAGCGCCTGAAGAAAGCGCAGTTGGAGCGAAGCGGGATTTCTTGAAAGTATGTCGGACGCTTCGCTGATTTTTTGAGACGCTTGAAACTCGCCTTCGGCGCTTATGATGCGCGCCCTTCTCTCTCTTTCAGCTTCCGCCTGTTTCGCCATAGCTCTCTGCATTTCCTGCGGCAGGTCAACATGCTTCACTTCAACAAGCGTAACCTTGATTCCCCACTCGTCGGTCTGAGCATCAAGAACTTCCTGCAGTTTAGTGTTCAACTCTTCCCTTTCGGTCAGAAGTCCGTCCAGTTCAACCTGTCCCAACACGCTTCTGAGCGTTGTTTGCGCAAGTTGAGAGGTCGCGTAATAGTAGTTTTCCACTTTGATAATTGTGTTTATCGGATCAACAACCCTGAAATACAAAACGGCATTGACCTTGACTGAAACATTGTCTTTTGTAATTACATCCTGCGGCGGAACGTCCATTGCGATTACGCGCAAACTGACCCTCGTCATTTTATCAACGAACGGGATTATCCAGACAAAGCCCGGCCCTTTGACGCCGATAACGCGCCCAAGACGCAGAACCACGCCTCTTTCGTATTCTTTAAGAATCTTTGCTCCCGACAGCAGGAGCAGGACCCCTATTATGACCAGGGTTGTTATTGAAGGAGTTGGAATCATTTTTTAACTCTTAAGAATTTCCAGAATCAGAGCGTTTTACTTTAACTTTCAAGCCTTTTGTTTTTTTCTCAACAATAATCCGCTCTCCTTTTGAAAGCGGCGTGTTGCTTTCGGCTTTCCAGTATTCTCCGCCGATAAAAACTATACCTCCTCCGCCGTTCCAGTCAACAACCTTGCCTTCCATTCCGGCAACCTGTCCCTCTCCGCCGGCAACCGATGTTTTCTGTGAGCGCGCCACAGAGATAGCGACCGCTCCGAATATAAGAACAAAAGCCGTGCCAACAGTCGCGAGCGTTTTTTCATTCACGCCTCCCGTTTGCGCCGGATCAAAAAGCAATGTCCCTCCCGCAATAAGGGAGACCAGTCCCGCAAGCGCGAGAAGTCCGTAACTTGTCATGAAAACCTCGGCTATCATAAGCCCCGTTCCCACCATGATAAGTCCAAGCCCGGCGTAGTTGAACGGAAGCACCTGCAATGCGGCGAAAGCGAGCATAAGGGAGATGGCTCCGACAACGCCCGGAAAAATACTTCCGGGATTGTATATCTCCATCAAAATTCCTATTGAGCCCAGAGACAGAAGAAGATACGCGATGTCCGGAGAGCCGAGAATGTTTCCCATTTTCTGGCGCGCCGTCATTTTGTGCGTGAGGATTTTTGCTCCCGCCGTCGCAAGTTTCATGGTTTTTCCGCCCGCTTTAACTTCCATCCCGTCAATTTTGTTCAGCAACGTGTCCATGTCCGGCGCGGTGAGGTCGGAGATGTTGTTTTTCACCGCGTATTCCCAGGTGACGGACGAACTTTCCGTAACAGCCTTGACCGCCCATTTTCTGTTGCGTTTTCTCTGGCGCGCGATGCTGTCAATATATGACGAGGCGAAGTTTGTGATTTTCTCGCCGGTTTTCCCCTCTTCCGCCTTGCCCTGCATCGTAACCGGATGCGCCGCTCCCACGCTGGTTCCCGGAGCCATTGCGGCTATGTGAGCCGCGAGAAATATAAAAGTGCCTGCGGAGGTTGCAGTCGCGCCGGAAGGGGAAATGTAGGCAACGACCGGCACGGGCGAGTTGAGAATGTCCTGCACTATTTCTTTTGTTGAATTGAGCAAACCGCCGGGCGTGTCAATAATCACAATCACCGCTTCGGCTTTTTCCCTGCCTCCCCGTTCTATTGCGGTTTTGATGAAATCCGCCGAGAAGGGATTGACCGTCCCTTTAAGCGGCGCGACTATCACTTGCTCCGGGCGGGATTCAGTCTCCCCGCCCGCTCCAGCCGGAATAAAAGCCGCGCACGCCAGAAACGCGCATATTAATGCGGTTTGTGCCTTGCCACTCATTGTTTGAAAAACTATAATAACCGCTCAACTATGAACAACAACGACACCCCTTCGAACTCTCCTCCGCCGATGGAAGACGGCAGACTTTCAAGCGTAGCCGGCGTTCTGGAAAAAATCTCCGACCGTGTTCCATCAATGAGTCGGCTGTCCATCTCCGCAGTTGTGCTTGTCGCGCTTACGGCTTTGCTTCTTTATGTATTTATGGTTGATTCACGCGAAAAAGAGATGCTGAAGGCAAACGTCAGAATGGACGCTGCGGTTGCCGCTTATGAGAATGGTGAGGTCGATTCTTCTCTGGAAATTTTCAGGGAAGTCAGAGACAATTTTCCGAATTTTGAGATAGCGAAACTGGCTCTGTATTACGAGGGAGCCATACTGTTCGGAATGGAAAAAGATGAAAAGTCGCGCGAGCGTATGGACAGTTTTCTCGGGGGCTCGCCCGACCCCATTCTCAAAACCGAAGCTCTTTTTATGGCGGGCTTTTCCAGTTTCCGCCTTGAAGAATGGAAAAAAGCCATCGGTTATTTTGAAGAGTTGAGACCGCTCGGAACCCCGTCTCACGTGAGGCGCGTTCTGCCGCTTCTCGGAACCGCTTACACAAAAGCCGGAAACAGGGAAAGAGCCGAAGAGATTTACAGAATTTTTGTAACCGCTTTTCCCGTTCCCGAAAAGACGGACGGCGCGGAAGAAAAGCCGTAGTAAAAAGTTTTTAAGAGATTTGTATGCCGAAGGGGGGACTCGAACCCCCACGCCACAAGGGCACTACCCCCTCAAGATAGCGCGTCTGCCAATTCCGCCACTTCGGCTTTTGAGGAAACAGATTGTATCACAAACGGACTAAGCTCCAAATTTCGCGAGCCGCCCCGCGTGAGCAAGAGCGAGCGGCATAATCTCAACCGCCCTTATGATTCCCAGTTCTCCGGTGCGGCAGTCCATTTCATTAAAACCGCCCGCACCGCCGATACTGTGGCGTGATTTTATCAAGAGCGGAACCGGATGCCAGCTGTGAGCCGACATAGCTGCCGGTGTTGAGTGGTCTCCCGTTACAATCAAAACATCCGGGGCGAGTTTGAGTAGGCGCGGAACAAACTTGTCAAACTCGCTGATGGCGCGCGCTTTGTCCTTGAAATTGCCATCCTCTCCGTATCTGTCAGTGGATTTTATGTGCAGATAAATAAAGTCAAAACCAGAAAAAATCTTTTCCGCGCCACTGATTATTTGCTCCGTTTTTCCGCCGACCGGGTTTTTTATGTCCATTCCGGCGATTTGCGCTATGCCTCGATACATGGGATACGCCGCGACGCACGCGGCTTTGAGCCCGTAGGTTTGCTCAAAGGTTTCAAGATTTGGCGGGGAGGAAAATCCCCTGAGGAGAACACAGTTCGCGGTTTTTCTGTTTTTCAAAACCTCTTTCGCTTTTTCAGAGAACCGCTGTATGGTCCGCGTGGCGGCGATGGTTTTTTTATTTCGCGAATCAGTCTTCACCTCGAGCGGTGCCTCACCCCCTTCCTTTTGCGGGTCCGTGTCGTAGATTTGCTCCGCATCCGGAACCGGATGCGGGAAAGTGAACACAACCACAAATCTGTGTTCAAGACCCGGATAGATTTTTATTTTCACATCTCCGATTTTTTTAACCGAAGCCGATATTTGCGAAACAAGTTCGGCGCTGTGTTTTGTTGAAATTCTTCCCGCCCTTCTGTCCGTGAGGACGTTTTTTCTTTTTTGCGTTTCAACGGTGGCGAAATTTCCGCGCGCGACCAAATCATTTTTCCCGGTTTTTATGCCAAGCCCGGCGGCTTCAATTACGCCCCTGCCCACCATAAAAGAGAGCGGGTCGTAGCCGAAAAGCCCCAGATGCGCGGCTCCGCTACCCGGAGTGATGCCGGGCGCCACCGGAGTGTGAAAACCGCAAGACGCCGCGCGCGCGAGTTTGTCAAGGTTGGGTGTTTTCGCGCTTTGCAGTTCGGTTTTACCGTTCACGGGCAGTCCTCCGAGACCGTCAAGCACGCACATAATTATTTTGGATTCCGATTTTGAGGAAATCCCTTTTATAAGTGAACGCATGTCAGACACTTGTATTGCCTCCCGTGTTTTGAATTTCAAAAATGGCGCCGTCCCTCGCGGGTTCCACATTCGCGGGAAGAGTTTTTTTCAGTTCAAAATAATCCATCTTGCAACTCATATGAGTTAAAACCGCTTTTTGTGGAGAGATGATTTCTATATGTTCAAGTGTTTGCTCAAGATTGAAATGGGACGGATGAGGGTTGTATCTCAAAGCGCTGATTATAAGTAGTTCAAGTCCGGAGAGTTTTTTCATTGATTCGGGCGGAATCCCGTTGCAGTCCGTCAAATAGGCGAAGTTTCCAATTCTGTAGCCCAGAATGTTCCATGAGCCGTGATTTATTTCCACCGGAACAATCCGTGTGTGCTCTATGGAAAAATCTCCGTCAATTTCGTTCAAGCGCAGGTTCGGTTTCACTTCTCCCGGGCTTTCGCCGCCAAAAATGTAGCCGAAGTTTCTCTTCAAATTCGCGACGGTTTCAGGGTTCGCGTAACACTCTATTATTTTCCGCCCGAAATCCGTAAATGGTTTTAAATCGTCTATGCCGTTTGTGTGGTCGGCGTGTGAGTGCGTGTATAAAACCGCGCTGACCTCAGAGATATTTGCGCGCAACGCCTGCGTTCTAAGGTCCGGAGAGGTGTCTATTAGAAGATTCAAGCCCGCTGTTTCCACAAGTGCGGAGCTTCTCGTGCGGATGTTTTCCTCAGCCGCGCAGGAGCAAACATCGCAATCGCAACCCAGAACCGGAACGCCGGTTGAGGTTGCGCAGCCCAGAACCGTCACTTTTATCGGGTTGCTCAAAGTAATTTCCGCCGTCTTGCGAACAGCTTAACTCAACAATAGAATATACTGAGTCGCAGGAATTTCATATGGGCGCGAACCGCCAAATAGCGCATCTTTTTTCGGAAATTGCCTCAATACTTGAGATTCAGGATTCCAATCCGTTCAGAATACAAGCGTATAAAAAAGCCGCCGATTTGATAAGTGAAATGGAGTCGGACCTCTCCAAAATGCTTTCCGAAGGACGCGATTTTTCTTCTATGAAGGGCATAGGAAAGGATATGTCTGCGAAAATCCAGGAATTTTTTGATACGGGCGCGATTGAGTATCACGGAAAACTGCGCTCCGAGGTTGGTGAAGGAATACTTGAAATGCTCAAGATCAGGGGGCTGGGACCGAAAACCGCGCGCCTTTTTTCGGATGCCGGAGTAAAAAGCGTTGAAGATCTTGAACAACGTCTTCACAAAGGCGGCGGAGAGGACATTAAAGGTATCGGAAAAAAGAAATCCGAAGCAATACTTGAAGCTCTCACTTTTTACAAAAGCAATCTTTCTTTTCATGGGCTTGGCAAGGCGCTTGCCGCCGCACAGGTTTTGCGGACGCGCGTTCTCACGATTGACGGCGTTGTGGACGCAAGCGCCGTCGGTGCTTTGAGGAGAATGACGGAAACAGTTTCAGAGATTGAGATGCTTGTGTCGTTCAAGGGCGATGAGAAGCGGTTTTTCAACACCCTTTCCTCTCTGGATTGGACGCAAAGCGTTGAGTGCTTGAAAGACCCTGAAACGCCCAAAGCGGTTGTGAGTTCGGATATTGAAATTCAAACAGTTGTTTATCTCACGCCGCCCGAAAATTTTTATTTCAACCTTGCGCGTCTAACAGGTTCGGAAAAACACTGGGAAAAACTGACATCCGCAAAAAAAGGCAAAGTCTCGCGCTTGGCGCGCAGTGAAGAGGATTTGTATTCCAATCTGGGTTTTGAGTTTATCGTTCCCGAACTAAGGGAGGACCTCGGAGAGATTGAAGCCGCCAAAAAAGGCGCCCTGCCCCGCCTTGTTGAATTGGCGGATATCAGGGGAGACCTTCACACCCATACAAACTGGAGCGATGGACGGGATTCCGTTGAGACAATGGTGCGCGCGGCGCTTGAAAAGGGGTATGAATACATTGCGCTGACGGATCATTCCCCGTCTTCAAAAGTGGCTAACGGGCTTGATGCCGAACGGGTCGCGCTTAAAATTGAAGAGGTGAAAAAAATCAATTCTCTGCTTGACGGCATAGAGGTTTTTTGCGGCTCTGAGGTTGATATAAAGCCGGACGGCTCTCTGGACTATCCGGACGACATTCTTTCCGAACTTGATTTTGTGGTCGCTTCCATCCACGGCTCTTTTTCACAGGATTCAGATGCTGTTACAAAACGTGTCATTTGCGCGCTTGAAAACCCTTTTGTTCACGTGCTTGGACACCCGACTGCGAGAATTATCGGGCGGCGCGCGCCGTGCGCGATAGATATTGAAAAAATCACGGACGCGGCTTTGAGCAATGGAAAAGCGCTTGAAATAAACGCCTCCTGCGACCGTCTTGACCTTAAAGACGAACACGCGTGTATTGCGGCGCGCAAAGGAGTTAAACTTATAATCTCAACGGACGCTCACGCCGTTCGGCATTTTGAATCGATGGCATGCGGGGTTGCGGTTGCCAGACGAGGCT
This genomic window contains:
- the fabF gene encoding beta-ketoacyl-ACP synthase II; its protein translation is MARRVVITGIGLITPLGIGHKETWEGICAGKSGVGAITRFDASDQKTQIAGELKEFSPENFMSNREARRDDPFIQYSIAGTKLALEDAGLEITDEIAPKVGIIIASGIGGTITYCKMVRTLDEKGPGRVSPFFIPNVVTNMAAGYGSIKFNARGPNCSTTTACAASGHSLSLSVMLIKNGDAEAMIAGGSEAPLVPLTVAGFNVIKALSTRNDDPATASRPFDAERDGFVLSEGAGTVILEELEFAKARGAEIYAEVLGSGMSGDAHHITAPSLDGPVRCMEMALRNSGLNPQDIDYINAHGTSTKLNDSNETAAIKSVFGDKAYGIPISSTKSMTGHMLGASGTVEASLSALAIKNSVIPPTINLFNKDPECDLDYVPNEAREAKLKTVLSNSYGFGGTNSVIALGKFD
- the acpP gene encoding acyl carrier protein — protein: MVGKIKGMIAQQFGKSADEIELEQSFIDDLGADSLDLVELVMTIEDEFGIEILDEDVEKIITVQDAVGFIKEKQGDGA
- the fabG gene encoding 3-oxoacyl-[acyl-carrier-protein] reductase; translated protein: MFSETEFRGKTALVTGASRGIGRQTAIELARGGCHVIVNYVSNTDAAKKTLDLIEKDGGSGEIMGFDVANYKAVDKSLEPIVKKSGIQILVNNAGITKDKLFVRMSEQDWDDVQSTNLKGVFNCTKAVVRRMLNDRYGRIINITSVVGEMGNPGQINYSSAKAGIIGFTKSAAKEFASRNVTVNAISPGFVETDITAPIPEEMKRVYLESIPLGRYGKAEDISGVVAFLASERASYITGEVIKINGGLYI
- the fabD gene encoding ACP S-malonyltransferase codes for the protein MAMTAFVFPGQGSQYVGMGKDFYDNFPEARFVFESASEAINEDMAALCFNSDEEILSLTANAQPAILTVSAATLAVLEKETDIRPDFVAGHSLGEYSALVAAGAIEFADTVKIVRKRGEFMQEAVPSGEGAMAAIIGLKKDEVEQVCENCSGGGAKNVWPANYNSPEQTVISGRADEVEKASKISIERGAKRAIPLKVSAPFHCPLMSPAAEKLVQTLESVKISEAHVPVITNLEAAPNTDPERVKEILLLQITNPVRWSESVEYMKERNANKFIEIGPGKALCGLIKRTVKNLETSNLEMTEQLHKI
- the rpmF gene encoding 50S ribosomal protein L32 encodes the protein MAVPKRKTSTSKSRKRRTHYKAQTPASSMCPQCNEKMPPHRACPHCGYYKGRTFMKSEDEETEQ
- a CDS encoding slipin family protein, with the translated sequence MIPTPSITTLVIIGVLLLLSGAKILKEYERGVVLRLGRVIGVKGPGFVWIIPFVDKMTRVSLRVIAMDVPPQDVITKDNVSVKVNAVLYFRVVDPINTIIKVENYYYATSQLAQTTLRSVLGQVELDGLLTEREELNTKLQEVLDAQTDEWGIKVTLVEVKHVDLPQEMQRAMAKQAEAERERRARIISAEGEFQASQKISEASDILSRNPASLQLRFLQALSDLPSERNSTIILPLPIDILKPFLEKTKNETNT
- a CDS encoding nodulation protein NfeD — encoded protein: MSGKAQTALICAFLACAAFIPAGAGGETESRPEQVIVAPLKGTVNPFSADFIKTAIERGGREKAEAVIVIIDTPGGLLNSTKEIVQDILNSPVPVVAYISPSGATATSAGTFIFLAAHIAAMAPGTSVGAAHPVTMQGKAEEGKTGEKITNFASSYIDSIARQRKRNRKWAVKAVTESSSVTWEYAVKNNISDLTAPDMDTLLNKIDGMEVKAGGKTMKLATAGAKILTHKMTARQKMGNILGSPDIAYLLLSLGSIGILMEIYNPGSIFPGVVGAISLMLAFAALQVLPFNYAGLGLIMVGTGLMIAEVFMTSYGLLALAGLVSLIAGGTLLFDPAQTGGVNEKTLATVGTAFVLIFGAVAISVARSQKTSVAGGEGQVAGMEGKVVDWNGGGGIVFIGGEYWKAESNTPLSKGERIIVEKKTKGLKVKVKRSDSGNS
- a CDS encoding tetratricopeptide repeat protein, which encodes MNNNDTPSNSPPPMEDGRLSSVAGVLEKISDRVPSMSRLSISAVVLVALTALLLYVFMVDSREKEMLKANVRMDAAVAAYENGEVDSSLEIFREVRDNFPNFEIAKLALYYEGAILFGMEKDEKSRERMDSFLGGSPDPILKTEALFMAGFSSFRLEEWKKAIGYFEELRPLGTPSHVRRVLPLLGTAYTKAGNRERAEEIYRIFVTAFPVPEKTDGAEEKP
- a CDS encoding 2,3-bisphosphoglycerate-independent phosphoglycerate mutase, whose product is MRSLIKGISSKSESKIIMCVLDGLGGLPVNGKTELQSAKTPNLDKLARAASCGFHTPVAPGITPGSGAAHLGLFGYDPLSFMVGRGVIEAAGLGIKTGKNDLVARGNFATVETQKRKNVLTDRRAGRISTKHSAELVSQISASVKKIGDVKIKIYPGLEHRFVVVFTFPHPVPDAEQIYDTDPQKEGGEAPLEVKTDSRNKKTIAATRTIQRFSEKAKEVLKNRKTANCVLLRGFSSPPNLETFEQTYGLKAACVAAYPMYRGIAQIAGMDIKNPVGGKTEQIISGAEKIFSGFDFIYLHIKSTDRYGEDGNFKDKARAISEFDKFVPRLLKLAPDVLIVTGDHSTPAAMSAHSWHPVPLLIKSRHSIGGAGGFNEMDCRTGELGIIRAVEIMPLALAHAGRLAKFGA
- a CDS encoding MBL fold metallo-hydrolase; its protein translation is MTLSNPIKVTVLGCATSTGVPVLGCDCDVCSCAAEENIRTRSSALVETAGLNLLIDTSPDLRTQALRANISEVSAVLYTHSHADHTNGIDDLKPFTDFGRKIIECYANPETVANLKRNFGYIFGGESPGEVKPNLRLNEIDGDFSIEHTRIVPVEINHGSWNILGYRIGNFAYLTDCNGIPPESMKKLSGLELLIISALRYNPHPSHFNLEQTLEHIEIISPQKAVLTHMSCKMDYFELKKTLPANVEPARDGAIFEIQNTGGNTSV
- the polX gene encoding DNA polymerase/3'-5' exonuclease PolX, producing MGANRQIAHLFSEIASILEIQDSNPFRIQAYKKAADLISEMESDLSKMLSEGRDFSSMKGIGKDMSAKIQEFFDTGAIEYHGKLRSEVGEGILEMLKIRGLGPKTARLFSDAGVKSVEDLEQRLHKGGGEDIKGIGKKKSEAILEALTFYKSNLSFHGLGKALAAAQVLRTRVLTIDGVVDASAVGALRRMTETVSEIEMLVSFKGDEKRFFNTLSSLDWTQSVECLKDPETPKAVVSSDIEIQTVVYLTPPENFYFNLARLTGSEKHWEKLTSAKKGKVSRLARSEEDLYSNLGFEFIVPELREDLGEIEAAKKGALPRLVELADIRGDLHTHTNWSDGRDSVETMVRAALEKGYEYIALTDHSPSSKVANGLDAERVALKIEEVKKINSLLDGIEVFCGSEVDIKPDGSLDYPDDILSELDFVVASIHGSFSQDSDAVTKRVICALENPFVHVLGHPTARIIGRRAPCAIDIEKITDAALSNGKALEINASCDRLDLKDEHACIAARKGVKLIISTDAHAVRHFESMACGVAVARRGWCERGNFLNALPLEDLRNWLKTRG